The proteins below are encoded in one region of Methylobacillus flagellatus KT:
- the proC gene encoding pyrroline-5-carboxylate reductase translates to MKISFIGGGNMARAIIGGLKQKGYSMATISVIELDAAKREQLTEEFGIHATEHLPSVANADIIVLAVKPQQLRDLAIFLASFLNQQLVISIAAGIPCAALSRWLNGYRAIVRAMPNTPAQIQVGISGLYAADGVSIEQREQADLLLSAAGSTLWVDDEQKIDAVTAISGSGPAYVFYFIEALEQAALELGFAPYQARALSLQTFLGASKLASQSDAPAATLRAQVTSKGGTTERAILSMEQAGIKQAIIQAAQAAAKRARELGEQLGKD, encoded by the coding sequence ATGAAAATCAGCTTTATCGGCGGCGGCAACATGGCGCGCGCCATCATCGGCGGCCTGAAGCAAAAAGGCTACAGCATGGCGACCATCAGCGTCATCGAACTTGACGCTGCGAAGCGGGAGCAATTGACGGAAGAATTCGGTATCCATGCCACCGAGCATTTGCCCAGCGTTGCCAATGCCGACATCATCGTGCTGGCCGTCAAGCCACAGCAATTGCGCGACCTGGCAATATTCCTCGCCAGCTTCCTCAACCAGCAGCTCGTCATCTCGATCGCAGCCGGCATTCCCTGCGCTGCACTCAGCCGTTGGCTGAACGGCTACCGCGCCATCGTGCGTGCCATGCCCAATACGCCCGCCCAGATACAGGTCGGCATCTCTGGCCTCTATGCGGCGGATGGCGTCAGCATCGAGCAACGCGAGCAGGCTGACCTGCTGTTGTCAGCAGCAGGCAGCACACTCTGGGTCGATGACGAGCAAAAGATTGATGCAGTGACCGCAATTTCAGGCAGCGGCCCAGCTTATGTATTCTATTTCATTGAGGCGTTGGAACAGGCGGCCCTGGAACTGGGCTTCGCTCCCTACCAGGCACGCGCCTTGAGCCTGCAAACCTTCCTCGGCGCCAGCAAGCTGGCCAGCCAGAGCGATGCGCCCGCCGCCACCTTGCGTGCCCAGGTGACATCCAAGGGCGGCACCACCGAGCGCGCAATCCTCTCCATGGAGCAGGCCGGCATCAAACAAGCCATTATCCAGGCCGCGCAGGCCGCCGCTAAGCGCGCGCGCGAACTGGGCGAACAGTTAGGAAAGGACTAA